Proteins encoded in a region of the Planococcus citri chromosome 1, ihPlaCitr1.1, whole genome shotgun sequence genome:
- the LOC135849973 gene encoding ferritin heavy chain-like isoform X2 produces the protein MPTDWITMTDPCTKLMKAQIQEELTASMTYLAMGAHFSKDTINRPGFAKFFFDSASEEREHALKLIDYLLMRGGLTQDISQLIRDPLPLSDTWTDAVSALKDALTLEASVTRKLRDIASICEAPGQESANFNDYHLVDWLTAEYLDEQYKGQRELAGKISDLGKMMVSHGPLGEFLYDKKLLGGEPISF, from the exons ATGCCCACAGATTGGATTACTATGACCGACCCTTGTACTAAACTGATGAAAGCTCAGATCCAGGAAGAGTTAACCGCATCGATGACGTATCTAGCAATG ggggctcaTTTTTCCAAAGATACCATCAACCGACCCGGATTTGCCAAGTTTTTCTTCGATAGCGCTTCCGAAGAGCGAGAACATGCTTTGAAATTAATCGACTACTTATTGATGCGAGGAGGTTTGACTCAAGATATCAGCCAATTGATCAGAGATCcg ctcCCATTGTCGGATACCTGGACTGACGCTGTTAGCGCTTTAAAAGATGCATTGACCTTGGAAGCCAGCGTAACTCGTAAATTACGCGATATCGCCTCAATTTGCGAAGCCCCTGGTCAAGAATCAGCCAACTTCAACGATTACCAC CTTGTCGACTGGTTGACCGCTGAATACTTAGACGAACAGTACAAGGGACAGAGAGAATTGGCCGGCAAGATTTCCGATCTTGGAAAAATGATGGTTTCTCACGGACCTCTCGGAGAATTCctttatgataaaaaattgctcGGCGGAGAACcaatttctttctaa